Proteins encoded by one window of Arachis ipaensis cultivar K30076 chromosome B04, Araip1.1, whole genome shotgun sequence:
- the LOC107635858 gene encoding uncharacterized protein LOC107635858 has product MEENARLREPGWRPGLSHSSKEKEREPKKKEEVGPERPMRYHSYTPLRVSLVDVYRKICHTERLPPHRPIKNKKGKSWGDYCKYHKIYSHSTNECYDLKNVIEKLTREVRLDRYLVERSDHHGKRKRDDEDRRYPPPQTPERHIHMISGGFGGGGLTKSSRKRHLKEVYQVGGEDLDLLTISFTKEDGQGIIPGHDDLVVINMVLANAHLHRTLVDQGSSADILYKPAFDKLGLDEK; this is encoded by the coding sequence CTCTCACTcatcaaaagagaaagagagggagCCCAAGAAAAAGGAGGAAGTCGGCCCGGAAAGGCCTATGAGATATCACTCCTATACTCCCCTCCGAGTTTCCCTGGTTGATGTATACAGGAAAATTTGTCATACTGAAAGGCTACCTCCCCACAGACCCATTAAAAACAAGAAGGGGAAAAGTTGGGGCGACTACTGCAAGTACCATAAGATATATAGTCACTCAACGAACGAGTGCTACGAcctaaaaaatgtgatagaaaagctaaCAAGAGAAGTTCGGCTGGACAGATATCTCGTTGAAAGGTCGGATCATCACGGGAAGAGGAAGCGAGATGATGAGGACCGAAGATATCCACCACCACAGACCCCAGagagacatatacatatgatATCGGGGGGATTTGGTGGAGGCGGCCTTACAAAGTCATCTCGCAAGAGACATCTGAAAGAGGTCTACCAAGTCGGGGGTGAAGATCTCGACCTCCTTACTATCTCTTTTACTAAAGAAGATGGGCAAGGCATCATCCCTGGACACGATGATCTAGTAGTGATAAACATGGTTCTTgccaatgcccatctccacagaaccctgGTGGATCAGGGAAGCTCAGCCGACATCCTGTACAAaccagcatttgataagctgggaTTGGACGAAAAGTAG